A portion of the Calothrix sp. 336/3 genome contains these proteins:
- a CDS encoding Tex family protein, with the protein MLNIPQLLATELSLKPFQIENALELFAEGATIPFIARYRKERTGEMNEIQLRDLADRYAYLTELAERKAAILKAIAEQGKLTEELQAQIESCLQKTELEDLYLPYRPKRRTRATIAKEKGLEPFAEFIKSLNQKNAALIPLEGEAAKYVSLEKGVKTAEEALKGAGDILAEEIAEKANLRAYLRDYLLDAGVFTSRIKDDYPEGSTKYEMYRNYQIRVKNIAPHNLLALCRGENEGILSFTIDFDEDTVLGYLESQEIRSKQRPIRSFYQEMLKDAFNRLMKTSLITEVIGEKKLYADIESIKTFETNLRELLLSAPAGMKPTMGVDPGFRTGCKVVVLDQTGKFLEYQAVFPHQAKEQRAKAAQTLKNLITKYQIELIAIGNGTASRETDEFVAEVIKDLAVKPVKVIVNESGASIYSASKLAGEEFPDLDVTVRGAISIARRLQDPLAELVKIDPKSIGVGQYQHDVDQKLLKKKLDETVESCVNYVGVDLNTASKELLTFVSGITSSVANNIVAYRNENGIFKNRRQLLKVAKLGPKAFEQAAGFLRIRDGENPLDNTAVHPESYPVVQAIATDLAVPLKQVTEIAAKLQKTNLQKYVTPTVGEPTLRDILSELEKPGRDPRAEFKYATFKEGIKEISDLTEGMQLEGVITNVANFGAFVDIGVHQDGLIHISQMADRFVDDPKKIVKVGQVVKVQVLEVNQKLKRIGLSMKGVKQ; encoded by the coding sequence ATGTTGAATATTCCTCAATTACTGGCAACTGAACTTAGTCTTAAACCTTTTCAAATAGAAAATGCCTTAGAACTTTTTGCAGAAGGTGCTACGATTCCCTTCATTGCCCGGTATCGTAAAGAGCGTACGGGGGAAATGAATGAGATACAGTTGCGTGACTTGGCAGATAGATATGCTTACTTAACAGAGCTAGCAGAAAGAAAAGCAGCAATTTTGAAGGCGATCGCGGAACAAGGTAAGCTGACAGAGGAGTTACAAGCCCAGATAGAGTCTTGTTTACAAAAGACAGAGTTAGAGGATTTATACTTACCCTATCGTCCTAAACGCCGTACTCGTGCCACAATTGCCAAGGAAAAAGGTTTAGAACCCTTTGCAGAGTTTATTAAATCATTGAATCAAAAAAATGCAGCTTTAATTCCTTTGGAAGGGGAAGCAGCAAAATATGTCTCCCTAGAAAAGGGTGTGAAAACCGCAGAGGAAGCATTAAAAGGTGCTGGGGATATCCTTGCGGAGGAAATCGCAGAAAAGGCAAATTTACGTGCTTATTTACGGGATTATTTATTAGATGCAGGTGTTTTTACTTCCCGGATTAAAGATGATTATCCAGAGGGGAGTACTAAGTATGAAATGTACCGTAATTACCAGATACGGGTGAAGAATATTGCTCCCCATAATTTGTTGGCGTTATGTCGGGGAGAAAATGAGGGAATTCTCAGTTTTACCATTGATTTTGATGAGGATACGGTATTAGGTTATTTAGAGTCTCAAGAGATTCGCAGTAAACAACGTCCTATCCGCAGTTTCTATCAGGAAATGTTGAAAGATGCGTTTAATCGCTTAATGAAAACTTCCCTGATAACTGAGGTGATTGGAGAGAAGAAACTCTATGCGGATATTGAGTCAATTAAAACCTTTGAAACTAATTTACGGGAGCTATTATTATCTGCACCTGCGGGAATGAAACCAACCATGGGAGTCGATCCCGGTTTCCGTACTGGATGTAAGGTGGTGGTACTTGATCAAACAGGAAAATTTTTAGAATATCAAGCAGTTTTTCCCCATCAAGCAAAGGAGCAAAGAGCAAAAGCTGCCCAAACGTTAAAAAATTTAATTACCAAATATCAGATTGAATTAATCGCAATTGGAAATGGTACAGCTTCACGGGAAACTGATGAGTTTGTGGCAGAGGTAATTAAGGATTTAGCTGTCAAACCTGTGAAAGTAATAGTGAATGAATCAGGCGCTTCTATTTACTCTGCAAGTAAGCTAGCTGGAGAAGAATTTCCCGATTTAGATGTCACCGTGAGGGGAGCTATTAGTATTGCCAGAAGATTACAAGACCCCTTGGCAGAACTAGTCAAAATTGACCCTAAATCCATTGGTGTTGGGCAATATCAGCACGATGTTGACCAAAAATTGCTCAAGAAAAAACTAGATGAAACTGTAGAAAGTTGTGTCAATTATGTGGGAGTAGATTTAAATACTGCCTCGAAAGAATTGCTCACCTTTGTATCTGGAATTACCTCCAGTGTGGCAAATAATATTGTTGCCTATCGCAATGAAAATGGGATTTTTAAGAATCGCCGACAGCTATTAAAAGTAGCAAAATTAGGTCCCAAAGCTTTTGAACAAGCAGCAGGTTTCTTACGAATTCGAGACGGAGAAAACCCCTTAGATAATACTGCTGTTCACCCTGAAAGCTATCCTGTGGTGCAGGCGATCGCCACCGATTTAGCTGTACCTTTAAAACAGGTGACAGAAATTGCTGCCAAGTTACAAAAAACGAATTTGCAAAAATATGTCACACCAACAGTGGGAGAACCAACACTCAGGGATATCCTCAGTGAATTGGAAAAGCCAGGACGTGACCCCCGTGCTGAGTTTAAGTATGCCACATTTAAGGAAGGAATTAAAGAAATCTCTGATTTAACAGAAGGGATGCAGTTGGAAGGGGTGATTACAAATGTGGCGAACTTTGGTGCATTTGTCGATATTGGTGTGCATCAAGATGGGTTAATTCACATCTCCCAAATGGCTGATAGATTTGTTGACGATCCCAAGAAAATAGTGAAAGTTGGGCAAGTTGTGAAAGTTCAGGTTTTGGAGGTGAATCAGAAGTTGAAAAGAATTGGTTTATCAATGAAAGGTGTCAAACAGTAA
- a CDS encoding VOC family protein, with protein MGETPLISTATTNPKKLIPGNLRKVHHIALNVKDMAASRHFYGEILGLYELTGEEIPKTLLELVAAGKVANFVTPDGTVLDLFGEPELSPPDPNPEKSFTRAYHLAFDIHPQLFDQALEVLQEHHITIAHGPVSRPTGRGVYFYDPDGFMIEIRCDPVDE; from the coding sequence ATGGGGGAAACACCTTTAATCTCTACTGCTACCACAAATCCTAAAAAACTCATTCCAGGGAACTTGCGGAAGGTACATCATATTGCCTTGAATGTCAAAGATATGGCAGCTTCCCGTCATTTCTACGGTGAAATTCTCGGTTTGTATGAGCTAACTGGGGAAGAAATTCCTAAAACCTTACTAGAGTTAGTTGCTGCGGGTAAAGTTGCTAATTTTGTTACCCCAGATGGTACGGTTTTAGACTTATTTGGAGAACCAGAATTATCACCCCCGGATCCTAACCCGGAAAAATCCTTTACCAGAGCCTATCATTTGGCTTTTGATATTCATCCCCAATTATTTGACCAAGCACTGGAAGTACTCCAAGAGCATCATATCACCATTGCCCATGGTCCCGTATCTCGTCCCACAGGGCGCGGTGTTTATTTTTATGACCCCGATGGGTTTATGATAGAAATTCGGTGTGATCCAGTGGATGAATAA
- a CDS encoding PrsW family glutamic-type intramembrane protease has protein sequence MTSNFQIQLNWQDPDSEVQRSPSLNVPIALGREFSQMPTTHNNHRVVRMVLNNKQVSRYHALIDIEHNHLVVIDQGSANGVFVNGKRQDKCILNNGDSLQIGAYKINLTFDPSLAPSYPSDDTAFPHQQLDSKVGMTDIFPIMSKQFNLHTHDFLIPGIVTVLFVVALLATRNSENFLYILAAYLAAASHYFIHKLCHKHKPWWLLVSVCLVTALPVISHFHTIINITDYIFPEALLKQKNNIFVIILKAFVGKGLFQELFKAVPILLIYFLARLLPASQQKKIGIWEPIDGILLGTAAATGFAFVETIMHAHEEIAHSGGQLSAGLTLLIPQILGDISGQVAYTGYFGYFIGLSALKPKKRWQLLGIGFLTSAGIHTFAATAIMLQEKEKLTVLASLCLAIIGSAAYAFLMAAILKARHLSPKQSRHSSMAH, from the coding sequence ATGACAAGTAATTTCCAAATTCAATTAAATTGGCAAGATCCAGATTCTGAAGTGCAGCGATCGCCTAGTTTAAATGTACCAATTGCCTTGGGGCGAGAATTCTCACAAATGCCTACTACACACAACAATCATCGTGTAGTACGTATGGTGCTGAATAATAAGCAGGTTTCCCGCTATCATGCCCTCATTGATATTGAGCATAACCATTTGGTAGTTATCGATCAAGGAAGTGCAAATGGTGTTTTTGTTAATGGTAAACGTCAGGATAAATGTATTTTAAACAATGGTGATAGTTTACAAATTGGTGCTTACAAAATCAATCTGACTTTTGACCCCAGTTTAGCTCCCTCCTATCCCAGTGATGATACTGCTTTTCCCCATCAACAACTTGACTCCAAAGTCGGCATGACGGATATTTTTCCCATCATGTCCAAACAGTTTAATTTACATACCCATGATTTTCTTATACCTGGGATTGTTACAGTTCTTTTTGTTGTTGCCCTTTTAGCAACTCGTAATAGTGAAAATTTTCTGTATATTTTGGCAGCTTATTTAGCAGCTGCCAGTCATTATTTTATTCATAAACTTTGCCATAAACATAAACCATGGTGGTTACTAGTCAGTGTCTGTCTAGTTACAGCCCTACCAGTAATTAGCCACTTTCATACAATTATTAATATTACAGACTATATATTTCCGGAAGCATTACTAAAACAAAAAAATAATATTTTTGTAATTATATTAAAGGCGTTTGTTGGCAAAGGTTTATTTCAAGAGTTATTTAAAGCTGTGCCAATTCTCTTAATTTATTTTCTGGCTAGATTATTACCGGCATCTCAACAGAAAAAAATCGGAATTTGGGAGCCAATTGACGGCATACTCCTAGGAACAGCTGCTGCCACAGGATTTGCCTTTGTAGAAACTATTATGCACGCCCATGAAGAAATCGCCCATAGTGGTGGTCAATTATCCGCAGGATTGACTTTATTAATCCCGCAAATTTTAGGTGATATTTCTGGGCAAGTTGCCTACACTGGATATTTTGGGTACTTCATTGGTTTAAGTGCCCTCAAACCTAAAAAACGCTGGCAACTTCTCGGAATTGGTTTTCTGACTTCCGCAGGAATACATACTTTTGCTGCTACAGCAATTATGTTACAAGAGAAAGAAAAATTGACTGTCTTAGCTAGTCTTTGTTTAGCAATAATTGGCTCTGCTGCCTACGCATTTTTGATGGCTGCAATTCTCAAAGCGCGTCATTTATCACCGAAACAATCACGTCATTCCTCCATGGCTCACTAG